The proteins below are encoded in one region of Micromonospora pisi:
- a CDS encoding RNA polymerase sigma factor, with protein MDDQIWFTEMFGRHYSTICRFVGYKSVGLDVEDVAADVFLLAWNKRDTVRDRENPLPWLLKVASNHVSNRVRAKRTQNGYVAEHGPPLVAQTTPDHAERVVRGMRFDDALAKLPEQDRITIFLLVHCDLTQTEAAKVMGCSRLAMTMRVKRLRDQALRHSRGADHDRHPLIELVGGREW; from the coding sequence ATGGATGATCAAATTTGGTTCACCGAAATGTTCGGGCGTCACTACAGCACGATCTGCCGTTTCGTGGGCTACAAGAGTGTTGGCCTGGACGTCGAGGACGTGGCCGCCGATGTGTTCCTTCTCGCCTGGAACAAGCGTGACACGGTACGGGACCGGGAGAATCCGCTTCCATGGCTCCTTAAGGTGGCGTCCAACCACGTCAGCAACCGTGTGAGAGCAAAGAGGACCCAGAACGGGTACGTCGCCGAACACGGCCCCCCTCTTGTCGCTCAGACAACACCTGACCACGCCGAGCGGGTCGTCCGAGGCATGCGCTTCGACGACGCTCTCGCCAAATTGCCCGAACAAGACCGAATCACGATCTTCCTGTTGGTTCACTGTGATCTGACGCAGACAGAGGCAGCCAAGGTCATGGGCTGTAGCCGTCTAGCGATGACGATGCGAGTGAAGCGGCTCAGGGATCAGGCCCTGCGCCACTCGCGCGGCGCAGACCACGACAGACACCCACTTATCGAACTTGTCGGAGGGAGAGAATGGTGA